The genome window TTGCCTCCGGAGAAAGAGGCTGGCGGCAATATTCCGATTTTTAACGAAGAAAGCAGCCGCGCAGAAATCAGGGAAAAGCTGAAAAATAAGCCTTTATTTGCCTATGTTATGAGCAGCGTGGGTAAAACGGGCAGCGGTCAGCTCCGGGATCATTATGTGGAAACCATAAAAAGAGTAAAAGCAGAGCAGGAAGTGGAGTGCTGCGTTGGTTTTCAAATCCGGACAGCGGCCGATGTTCGTCGGGTTTTAGCCGGCGGAGCAGACGGAGCGATTATTGGCTCGGAATTGCTGAAGCAGGTTGAAAAGGGCTTGGATGCGGCAGAAGATTATGTGTCGGACATTTGTCGGGCAAGGGAAGAAATACAGTAAAATTAAAAGGCGGAAAGGCGCTTAATTCGTGTCTTTCCGCCTTTGTTATTCGTTTTTTTCTTTCGGTTTATGCTTTGGATATGGCCGGTGTCCGACCGGTTTTTTGGCCCGGCGGTTTGGCATGGCGGTATAGAAAAGAGTATACAGAGTATTTGATAAAAACCATAAAACAGCCAAGCGAAGATAGCATTGAAAAACCGGCGGAATTTGGGTATAATAAAAGCAAGAGCAAAAACATAGGGAAACTTTGCCGCCTTGGCGAGACGCCCGTCAGAAGAAGGAATCAGAGGAAATAAATTGGAAAGAAAAAGAAAGACAACAGAAACGGGAAGCAGACCGAAGCAACCGCAGCCGGCCGCCAAAGAGCGGCTTCCGTTTTGGGGCATGCGGACGATTAAGACTTTAATTGCTGTTTATCTTTGCTTTGCGATTGGCATTTTGCGCGGCGTGCTGCCGTTTTATTCGGCGATTGCCGCAATTTTATGCATGAAAAAGGATGTTGATGAAGGGAAAAGAGCCGGAATTCACCGCAGTATCGGCACGCTGATTGGCGGCAGTATTGGTCTGTTGTGCCTTTTGCTGTTCCGGCGGCTGGACATGACGGAGTTTGGCTGGCTGCATTTTTTGCTGATTACGCTGGGTCTGGTGCCGGTGATTTACAGCATTGTTGCGTTAAAGGCCAAAGAAGCGGTTTATATCGGCTGTGTCGTATTTTTAAGCGTCACGGTTTCCCACGGCGGCGATGAAAAGCCGTATTTATTCGCGGCTAACCGGATACTGGATACTTTTATCGGCATTGTCACCGCACAGGCCGTCAACCGTATTTTGCCCAGAGGCCGGGAGGAATAATTTGGTTGAGCGGGCGGGTTGGCGGAT of Lachnospiraceae bacterium oral taxon 500 contains these proteins:
- a CDS encoding FUSC family protein, yielding MERKRKTTETGSRPKQPQPAAKERLPFWGMRTIKTLIAVYLCFAIGILRGVLPFYSAIAAILCMKKDVDEGKRAGIHRSIGTLIGGSIGLLCLLLFRRLDMTEFGWLHFLLITLGLVPVIYSIVALKAKEAVYIGCVVFLSVTVSHGGDEKPYLFAANRILDTFIGIVTAQAVNRILPRGREE